One genomic segment of Ferrimonas sp. YFM includes these proteins:
- a CDS encoding alpha/beta fold hydrolase — protein sequence MTVRIVATFIGGYLIVAGLLVAFGTSSVTDSEAETLHFDELRLDYGGLPQLQHYNARDGSSLSYRHYPADSDLVLVLLHGSGWHSRYLYPMARHLSDSGTAQVVTPDLRGHGERPKRRGDIDYVDQLEDDLADLLAEIRTRQPEARIVLGGHSSGGGLAIRFAGSQYGNQVDGYLLLAPFLRYDAPTVRPNSGGWAQPYTLRIVGLSMLEKIGLDRFSHLPAIAFDLPEPYRDGTETLTYSYRLMTGFAPRDYRKDLAAISQPTLLLAGSEDEAFVAEQFQPTLEPLVDADIEVLPGLSHMGVVVSEDVRPVVDAWLREFLTP from the coding sequence ATGACGGTGAGAATTGTGGCGACCTTCATCGGTGGCTATCTGATAGTCGCTGGGTTGCTGGTGGCCTTTGGCACCTCCTCGGTAACTGACTCCGAAGCAGAGACCCTGCATTTCGATGAGCTCAGGCTGGATTATGGGGGCTTGCCTCAACTGCAGCACTATAACGCCAGAGACGGAAGCAGTTTGAGCTACCGTCACTACCCAGCAGACTCCGACCTGGTACTGGTGCTGTTGCACGGCTCAGGCTGGCACAGTCGCTACCTCTATCCCATGGCCCGTCATCTGAGTGACAGCGGCACCGCCCAGGTGGTGACGCCGGACCTTCGCGGCCATGGAGAGCGCCCCAAGCGCCGTGGAGACATCGATTATGTGGATCAGCTGGAGGATGATCTGGCGGATCTGCTGGCGGAGATCCGCACACGTCAGCCAGAGGCCAGAATCGTGCTCGGAGGACACTCCTCGGGCGGCGGCCTGGCGATTCGCTTCGCCGGAAGCCAGTATGGCAATCAGGTGGACGGCTATCTGCTATTGGCGCCCTTTTTAAGGTACGACGCACCGACGGTTCGGCCCAACTCCGGGGGCTGGGCCCAACCCTATACCCTGAGAATTGTCGGCCTGAGCATGCTGGAGAAAATTGGACTAGACAGGTTTTCTCATCTGCCGGCCATCGCGTTTGATTTGCCAGAGCCCTACCGTGATGGCACTGAAACCCTGACCTACTCCTACCGGCTGATGACCGGCTTTGCCCCAAGAGATTATCGCAAGGATCTGGCCGCCATCAGTCAGCCGACGCTGCTGCTGGCAGGCAGTGAAGATGAAGCCTTCGTGGCCGAGCAGTTTCAGCCCACACTTGAGCCCCTGGTCGACGCGGACATTGAGGTGTTGCCTGGCCTCAGTCACATGGGGGTGGTGGTGTCCGAGGATGTTCGGCCCGTGGTGGATGCCTGGCTCAGAGAGTTTTTGACGCCTTAG
- a CDS encoding NGG1p interacting factor NIF3, with amino-acid sequence MKKLEFYVPKPHLESVLEALFHAGAGRIGNYDSCCWYTSGMGQFRPLEGADPYVHSGEQVHREVEYKVELVFQASLQTEVISALKRAHPYETPAYQVLSIET; translated from the coding sequence ATGAAGAAACTGGAGTTTTACGTTCCCAAGCCCCACCTTGAATCGGTGCTGGAGGCACTGTTTCATGCTGGAGCCGGACGCATAGGCAACTACGACAGCTGCTGCTGGTACACCAGTGGCATGGGCCAGTTCCGGCCCCTGGAGGGGGCCGACCCTTATGTACACAGCGGCGAGCAGGTTCACCGGGAGGTGGAGTACAAGGTGGAACTGGTGTTTCAGGCGTCGCTGCAGACCGAGGTGATCTCGGCACTGAAGCGGGCCCATCCCTATGAAACCCCGGCGTATCAGGTACTCAGCATAGAGACCTGA
- a CDS encoding CBS domain-containing protein has translation MPQSLTVANVMHEPEVVLHPDTDAGEALDKLMEARLGAAPVIDAHGRLVGVLSEHDLLLDLWLHDYQPEQCAQVCELMQRKVTVLTPKDDLLALAERICVDPNTLYPIDGNGSAVTLSNMPMKERAREGRSWHPRHFPVVDNGHLVGMVSRRDLVGALRHLYRSVAH, from the coding sequence ATGCCCCAATCTCTGACTGTCGCCAACGTCATGCACGAACCTGAAGTCGTGCTTCACCCCGATACCGATGCCGGCGAGGCCCTGGATAAACTGATGGAGGCCCGCCTCGGCGCGGCGCCCGTCATCGATGCCCATGGCCGTCTGGTGGGGGTGCTCAGCGAGCATGATCTCTTGCTGGACCTCTGGCTCCACGATTACCAGCCTGAGCAGTGTGCTCAGGTGTGCGAGCTGATGCAGCGCAAGGTGACCGTGCTGACCCCCAAAGATGATCTGCTGGCCCTGGCAGAACGCATCTGCGTGGATCCCAACACCCTCTACCCCATCGATGGCAACGGCAGCGCCGTGACCCTGAGCAATATGCCTATGAAGGAGCGGGCCCGGGAGGGCCGTTCCTGGCATCCGCGTCATTTTCCCGTGGTGGATAACGGCCATCTGGTGGGCATGGTGAGCCGCCGGGATCTGGTGGGAGCGTTGCGCCACCTCTATCGCAGTGTGGCTCATTAA